The following coding sequences lie in one Zingiber officinale cultivar Zhangliang chromosome 2B, Zo_v1.1, whole genome shotgun sequence genomic window:
- the LOC122045651 gene encoding protein SRC2 homolog, whose translation MESPRRHPPPPSAAARPLDLEVTVVSAKHLKNVNWRNGDLKPYVVAYLDSDRRAATKPDDAGSTRPVWNERLALPLPLPSSETLLFLNLDVFHSKPSETPKPLVGTTRSPLTGLLDAEAFAAYASGGGGSSSGASLIRTLELRRPSGRPQGKIRIRVALRERPSPPPEPTDPTHHFPQPPPSSYFYSSNAPPLPSPPLPHTQPHSARDYRTFSAPPSSLPPYGHPPPPPQSHSYPSQYPYGSYSDSYSSGYYSPAASAYYSAPPAPAPAPVPAPASSPAHQYYDRASGYGDPSAPAGYSTGYSSYDNKPKGGRAGLATGIAVGAVAGALGGLALEEGLKHEEEKIAERVENDFSARDDYSDYRSDY comes from the coding sequence ATGGAGTCTCCACGGCGCCACCCTCCGCCTCCGTCGGCAGCGGCGAGGCCGCTCGACCTTGAGGTCACCGTCGTCTCAGCCAAGCACCTCAAGAACGTCAACTGGCGTAACGGCGATCTGAAACCCTACGTCGTCGCCTACCTTGATTCCGATCGCCGTGCCGCCACCAAGCCCGACGACGCCGGATCCACCCGCCCCGTCTGGAACGAGCGCCTTGCCCTCCCCCTCCCTCTTCCTTCTTCAGAAACCCTCCTGTTCCTCAACCTCGACGTCTTCCACTCCAAGCCCTCGGAGACCCCCAAACCCCTCGTGGGCACCACCAGATCTCCTCTCACGGGGCTTCTCGACGCTGAGGCCTTCGCCGCCTACGCTTCTGGAGGCGGCGGCAGCAGCAGCGGGGCCTCCCTGATCCGAACCCTCGAACTCCGTCGCCCCTCTGGCCGCCCCCAGGGCAAGATCCGGATCAGGGTGGCCTTGCGAGAGCGCCCCAGTCCCCCACCTGAACCAACCGATCCCACTCACCACTTTCCTCAGCCACCTCCTTCCAGCTATTTTTACTCCTCCAACGCTCCTCCCTTGCCTTCTCCTCCGCTGCCTCATACTCAGCCTCACTCGGCTAGAGATTATCGAACCTTCTCGGCCCCGCCTTCTTCTCTCCCTCCTTACGGCCACCCTCCGCCTCCGCCCCAGTCCCACTCTTACCCTTCGCAATATCCCTACGGGAGCTACTCCGATTCCTACTCCTCAGGATACTATTCCCCTGCTGCCTCCGCCTACTATTCTGCGCCACCAGCTCCCGCCCCAGCTCCTGTCCCTGCCCCTGCCTCATCCCCAGCCCATCAGTATTATGACCGGGCATCTGGTTATGGTGACCCATCAGCACCTGCGGGCTACTCGACCGGGTATTCTTCTTATGACAATAAACCAAAAGGAGGCAGAGCAGGACTGGCGACAGGAATAGCAGTTGGGGCGGTGGCTGGAGCATTAGGCGGGTTGGCGCTGGAGGAAGGGCTTAAAcacgaggaagaaaagatcgCCGAGAGAGTAGAGAATGACTTCTCGGCCAGGGATGATTACAGTGACTATCGTTCTGACTACTAA
- the LOC122049118 gene encoding DNA polymerase I A, chloroplastic-like, which translates to MSQGNSDDDVELISGKMSMKSIFGKKKLKKDGTEGKIITLPPVDVLQREERRSWIRYSALDAVNTLKLFNRLKEKLMHVPWFLKGSIQGTMYNFYEKCWRPFGVLLVKMESEGILVDKVHLSKIEKLAVGDKQIVADKFRRWASKYCEDAKYMNVGSNTQIRQLLFDDTSRRGRIEMNFESKPLSKLFKVLNTEKIFEEGKKAPLKYRTIHLHRICEGLQTDMYTASRFPSLSADALKVFARNIPSNQIYWIDNACSDEYVTEEGIMDDHKLSDTGTDYEDCSYGTAFEAFGGGNKGREACEAIAALCETTAIDSLITNFIIH; encoded by the exons ATGTCTCAAGGAAACTCAGATGATGATGTTGAATTAATCAGTGGAAAGATGTCAATGAAATCCATCTTTGGtaagaaaaaattaaagaaagatgGAACTGAAGGAAAaattatcacacttcctcctgttgatgttctacaaagagaagaacgAAGATCGTGGATCAGATATTCTGCTTTAGATGCAGTGAATACATTAAAACTTTTTAATCGCTTGAAAGAAAAACTTATGCATGTACCATGGTTTTTGAAAGGCAGTATACAAGGAACAATGTATAACTTCTATGAAAAGTGCTGGCGCCCTTTTGGTGTTCTATTAGTAAAGATGGAATCTGAAGGAATTCTGGTCGATAAAGTCCATCTATCAAAGATTGAAAAGCTCGCGGTTGGTGATAAGCAAATAGTTGCAGATAAATTCAGACGGTGGGCATCCAAGTACTGTGAGGATGCCAAGTATATGAATGTGGGAAGTAATACTCAAATAAGGCAGCTGCTATTTGATGACACATCGAGGAg AGGTCGAATTGAGATGAATTTTGAGTCAAAGCCGTTGTCGAAGTTATTTAAGGTCCTTAATACTGAGAAAATATTTGAAGAAGGGAAGAAGGCTCCTCTCAAGTATCGTACAATTCATTTACATAGGATTTGTGAAGGTTTGCAAACCGATATGTATACAGCTAGTAGGTTTCCGTCTTTAAGTGCTGATGCTCTAAAAGTATTTGCTAGAAACATCCCCAGCAATCAGATTTATTGGATCGATAATGCATGTAGTGATGAGTACGTCACTGAAGAAGGGATAATGGACGACCACAAGCTGTCAGATACAGGGACAGATTATGAAGACTGCTCTTATGGTACTGCATTTGAGGCATTTGGAGGAGGCAATAAAGGAAGGGAGGCCTGTGAAGCTATTGCTGCTCTTTGTGAAACTACTGCCATTGATTCACTGATAACAAATTTCATTATTCACTGA